Proteins encoded by one window of Carassius auratus strain Wakin chromosome 8, ASM336829v1, whole genome shotgun sequence:
- the LOC113107536 gene encoding PAK4-inhibitor INKA2-like isoform X1 yields the protein MDCNLRRLKHELDSLWQSDEGLQAQMNSVIGALQELKLLQVQTALEELEFSSKTSQASSYTGKMLDQINYSSRITHLNQTQNPEKSISQESFRTELTMEPSLFLTSSPAENRHIPRRVYGGSLSTSSSFSSQEDTTDNSFSSYDIDDSTDWTASLMNHSRNRQPLVLGDNVFADLVGNWLDLPDVEGQAAGEDQNDSSLKETLSESSTSGHSQDLSRKLSLTANIFKRVLRRVRPRHHQESEGMDGCKQPKITCRKPKSDISKPFWVRTRGMKKKTTPTKQKGMTYQGSEGLTDRGWVDIVEKRPSVFDYSSAVWV from the coding sequence GATTCTTTGTGGCAGTCGGATGAGGGTCTCCAAGCTCAGATGAATTCTGTTATCGGTGCCCTCCAGGAGCTCAAACTCTTGCAGGTCCAGACTGCGCTGGAGGAGCTGGAGTTCTCCAGTAAAACAAGCCAGGCCTCTTCATACACTGGCAAAATGCTCGATCAGATAAACTACAGTTCAAGAATAACCCACTTGAACCAaacacagaatccagaaaaaagtaTTTCACAAGAAAGTTTCAGGACTGAGCTTACCATGGAACCATCTTTGTTCCTCACTAGTTCTCCAGCAGAGAACCGGCATATTCCCAGGAGGGTTTACGGAGGAAGTCTAAGCACTTCTTCCTCTTTTTCCTCTCAGGAAGACACAACTGACAACAGTTTCTCCTCATACGATATTGATGACTCTACTGACTGGACAGCCTCATTGATGAACCATAGTAGAAACAGACAGCCATTGGTATTGGGCGACAATGTTTTTGCTGATTTGGTTGGAAACTGGCTGGACCTGCCTGATGTTGAAGGCCAGGCGGCAGGTGAGGATCAAAATGACTCGAGTCTTAAAGAAACGCTTTCAGAGTCATCAACTAGCGGTCACTCTCAAGATCTCTCCAGGAAACTCTCACTAACAGCTAACATCTTCAAGCGAGTCCTACGCCGCGTTCGGCCACGACACCACCAAGAAAGTGAAGGAATGGATGGGTGTAAACAACCAAAAATCACATGCAGAAAGCCAAAGTCAGATATCAGCAAGCCATTCTGGGTGAGAACAAGAGGAATGAAGAAGAAAACCACACCCACCAAACAAAAGGGCATGACTTATCAGGGCTCAGAGGGTTTGACTGACAGAGGATGGGTGGATATTGTAGAGAAACGTCCATCTGTGTTTGATTACAGCTCAGCTGTGTGGGTctaa
- the LOC113107536 gene encoding PAK4-inhibitor INKA2-like isoform X2, which produces MNSVIGALQELKLLQVQTALEELEFSSKTSQASSYTGKMLDQINYSSRITHLNQTQNPEKSISQESFRTELTMEPSLFLTSSPAENRHIPRRVYGGSLSTSSSFSSQEDTTDNSFSSYDIDDSTDWTASLMNHSRNRQPLVLGDNVFADLVGNWLDLPDVEGQAAGEDQNDSSLKETLSESSTSGHSQDLSRKLSLTANIFKRVLRRVRPRHHQESEGMDGCKQPKITCRKPKSDISKPFWVRTRGMKKKTTPTKQKGMTYQGSEGLTDRGWVDIVEKRPSVFDYSSAVWV; this is translated from the coding sequence ATGAATTCTGTTATCGGTGCCCTCCAGGAGCTCAAACTCTTGCAGGTCCAGACTGCGCTGGAGGAGCTGGAGTTCTCCAGTAAAACAAGCCAGGCCTCTTCATACACTGGCAAAATGCTCGATCAGATAAACTACAGTTCAAGAATAACCCACTTGAACCAaacacagaatccagaaaaaagtaTTTCACAAGAAAGTTTCAGGACTGAGCTTACCATGGAACCATCTTTGTTCCTCACTAGTTCTCCAGCAGAGAACCGGCATATTCCCAGGAGGGTTTACGGAGGAAGTCTAAGCACTTCTTCCTCTTTTTCCTCTCAGGAAGACACAACTGACAACAGTTTCTCCTCATACGATATTGATGACTCTACTGACTGGACAGCCTCATTGATGAACCATAGTAGAAACAGACAGCCATTGGTATTGGGCGACAATGTTTTTGCTGATTTGGTTGGAAACTGGCTGGACCTGCCTGATGTTGAAGGCCAGGCGGCAGGTGAGGATCAAAATGACTCGAGTCTTAAAGAAACGCTTTCAGAGTCATCAACTAGCGGTCACTCTCAAGATCTCTCCAGGAAACTCTCACTAACAGCTAACATCTTCAAGCGAGTCCTACGCCGCGTTCGGCCACGACACCACCAAGAAAGTGAAGGAATGGATGGGTGTAAACAACCAAAAATCACATGCAGAAAGCCAAAGTCAGATATCAGCAAGCCATTCTGGGTGAGAACAAGAGGAATGAAGAAGAAAACCACACCCACCAAACAAAAGGGCATGACTTATCAGGGCTCAGAGGGTTTGACTGACAGAGGATGGGTGGATATTGTAGAGAAACGTCCATCTGTGTTTGATTACAGCTCAGCTGTGTGGGTctaa